Below is a genomic region from Isosphaeraceae bacterium EP7.
CGGACGTCGAATTTCGCCCCGTGCCTCGGGCACTCGATGACGCACCCTTCCAGGCGACCTTCCGCGAGCGGGCCGCCGTCGTGGGTGCAGACGTCGTCGAGCGCGTAGACGGTCCCGTCGACGGAGAAGAGGGCGATCGAGCGTCCTTCGACCTCGACGACGAGCTTGCCGTCGGCGGGAATGTCGGACAGTGAGGCGACTCGCGTGCTGGCGGGCATAGGTCCGTCCGATTTGGGGCCTGG
It encodes:
- a CDS encoding non-heme iron oxygenase ferredoxin subunit, yielding MPASTRVASLSDIPADGKLVVEVEGRSIALFSVDGTVYALDDVCTHDGGPLAEGRLEGCVIECPRHGAKFDVRTGRAVGFPAFEAVPPHDVVVRDGSIYVTLND